In Lolium perenne isolate Kyuss_39 chromosome 5, Kyuss_2.0, whole genome shotgun sequence, the sequence GAGTTGAAGAACAGGACAACATTATGGCTTTCCACGACGAAAGAGTAAAGCTCCTTTCCAGGATCACACATCTTAGCATGATCAACAATGGTCCTCCATACCAGATTTGTAATTGTGAGAACCTAAATGCAGAAGGGACACAATTACTTGTTATTATACTCATAATGAAAACGAGCACAAGAGGCTAATCGTGGAATTCCTTTCTTACTTTGCGGAGAGCATGTTCATTCTTGTAATATGACCTCAAGAAGTCCTTCACATACAAGATGCTACTCTTTTTTAGTGCTTTATGGGATTTACCATCCTTTGATATTTTCTTGAGGcgccaaacatcatcatccaacgATGGAATGATATGCTTTTGGTATCCTTCAAGTACAAAGAAGAGATAAGAAACAGATTGATCACCAGTGTGAATATTTAAATACATCAAAATCTTAAATAAATGGATACCTTCTCCACGACGATCCTTCACAGTGAAAGGTTCAGTTATGCCTTCCTGAACCCGCTCCCCAAGCTCGTCAACAATCATTACCCCTAGCCTGAACTTGCCGCTCCTCATGAACTTGGAGTTATCAATAAAACTAGCGTCACATAGATCGGCCTGGCCATTCTTCAGGCTAAGCTCCAGCTCTCCCGTCAGCACTGCCCCAACTTTGTCCCGTGGACGAACAATATGTCTTCTGAAATCCTCTGATCTCCAGCAATCTTCATTGTCTCTGTTGAAGTCTCCATCAAGAACAACAATTTTGATCTTGGCAGATAGAAGGCGACGGGAAATGTTCCCTTGTTGGTTGTTCTCCTCCAAACATATCTTGAGAGGTTCTCCATTTGCTGCACAGATGTTTTTCTTTGTGAAAACATCCTTGCTCAAGCCATTCCTGAACATAAGCTTGTATCTTGGAGGCTGGTTCTGATCAACCCGTGTTCTGCCCAAACTGTTCAACACAGCGCATGGGAAGGTGAGTGCAACCGTGGCATaatacatgatattcaacaacacAGCGGAATAACTAGTACTCTTTTGAAATCATTAGTAATAATTTAGGTTGAATAGAAAAATAGTACTGATACCTAGGAGCACTGCTTAAGTAGCCTGCAAGTGCTTTAGTCACCACTGCTGGTATCTGTCAATATGAAGAGGAAAACTTTGAGGGTTACGTTTACAAAAATGTATAGCCTTACAAGATCAAAGGAAattaaaaggaaaaaaaagtaTATTATGCAACGCAGAGACAAATAGTACCATCAGTTCAAAAACAAACAAGTAGTACAGATCCTgtcagattttttttaaaaaaaaaagatgAAACCAACAGTGGGAGGAACCACCGTTGTATTTGATATAGGAGGTGGTGGGTCTCAAACTCTGGCTGTTTAGTACAACTTCACATGTACTAACCAGTAAGCCTCAGAGTCTTTCTCTCATCATGTCAGATTTGGAATCACGATTTCTAAGGTCACAAAGTAGAAAGACTCTGCTAACGGTCCTGGAATTTCCGTTTGAATCTCACTCAAACTCATCAGAAATTTGATGATTTGTTTTCTACAATACCCGATATCAAGGGTTGCTGATTTTTTTACCACTGTAAAAAATAATTTCAGAGGAATCTGATATGGTTAACCCTGCTAACGGTACCTAATTTTAGTTCATACTTTTTTAGAATTTAGAAAATGGAAGCTTCACTATATGTACCTATCATCTGCACCATCTACACACATACAAATACTAGAAAGGAAAGTTGCATGTAGATTCTGACGGTAAGACGCAACAATTAGTCAATAGACATTCGAGTAGTTTGTTCATGGAGCTTGAGATGATGATTGATTACCCGGCTGATAGCGGACTCAACCACGGCCTCAACCGCTGCCTCCATCCTCTGCACGCAGCTGGTGACCAGCTCCTCCAGGTGCCTGCACCCCCTGATCTCTCTGCAGGCACGCAGATCGATCGATCAGCCCAACGCATCACCAGCCAATAAATCCCCCACCCAAATAAACCTCAATCTTTCTCCAGTTGAGAGGAAAACGGATCAAGAAACTGAACGGGTGGGAACAAAAAAAAAGGAGGAGATGAGAGACTCACAGGTCGAAGGAGCGGCACCTCTTCTTCAGCGCCGGCGAACGCGGCGGCGAAGGCGAGACCCCTCCGCcatcgccatcgccgccgccgccctccagcGGCCGCTTCAACGTCATGGACGGCCGCTAGCTAGCCGCTGCAACGCGCGCGGCAGGCAGCAGGCTACAGGTCAAGATGCTCTCGCTCGCTTGCTTGATTGCTCTACTCTAGACTCCAGACTCAAGTCAATGCGTGGGTGTGCTGAGCTAGTGCAGGAGTATGTTTGTGCGCCTATATATAGTTATATACACCTCGTTCTGTGATCAAGGGGGAAATGTGCCGCATTTTTCCTTTTCTCCTCCCGTTCCTGTTCCGAAGCAGGGCGAGAAGGTTCCGAGAGACGGGGAGAGCGATGAGCACAAGAGCAGAGTTGGGCCGTGGGGCGGCGCGGGCGTAGAAAAATGTCGTTGAACACGAGGTACATACGTACGCTCTATATTCAGGACATCAGTTTTTCTTTGTTGAAAGTGCGTAAAACTTTTTTCCCTCCTAAATGACAAAACACATAAACATGAAATTTTGCAGGTGAATAACAATGTCCAAGAAAAATCCTTATGTTTCTGTGCACCATATAAAATTTAAAGTGGGGAATAAGCTATGCCATTTTAAGTTTCTTATGGTCTACAAAAAAAATCAGAAGTTATTTAAAGATCGTAGTTACAATGTGGTGTTGATCTTCAAATGTTCCAAATTCATATATTTGTCGTTTGGAAGAATAAAATAAGTTTCTTTAAAAGTAAATCGTAGAACTGGATGCCACGACGGACAACTCTTGATAAGGGGTGTACCTACCATGAGGTTCGGAAAAACCACTCTCGAGTATCACTTCAGAAACACCACACTTTTAGAACTGATTTGAGTACATATATCAACCATTACACTTGTCTCGTTATAAAAGAGATGGTCGCTTAGAATATTTCATCTCAAgtagacacacacacacaaaaacaccaAGAAAAAGATTAGAATTTTTTTCGATACTTAAGTTTAAGCATTACATTCGGCCTTTACATAACTGAGATGCACATAGTCATACCAAACCACAAGTCACAACCAAGAAGTCTATCCCTCGACTAAAACATAAGAGCGAACAAAATAAAGACTATGGTGAAGGAGGTCCAATCCGAAGATCACGCCGCCATCCATGTTGGGAAAAAATCtctcgccgtatcctccaaccgtgtagacacctccgtaaagaggccGCGATGCTCCACACGCTGTAGAGGTGACCACAAACGGAGCATAGATGCACATCAGTAGATAACCTGCATAAATGAAGCATTTTTATtgttaaaaaccttgtcatttctacatagccaaagcgaccaaaTAACGGCAATCGCTCCAACCCTAATAAGTAGTTTAAACCTAGGATCCACACCATTAAGCCATTTGCCGAATATATTTGCAATGCTGCgtggtgggtataaggtagaaccaaCCTGGATGGCTGatcatatagatctagcaaattTACACTGGAAGAAAAGGTATTTTATTGTCTCGTCATGATGACAAAAGACACACCTTTTGCTCCCCTTCCAATTGCGTTTTACAAGGTTAACTTTGGTGAGAATTACCCCTCGACGAAGATATCACGCAAACACCTTAGTTTTAAGTAGGATCTTCACCTTCCAAATTTTGTTAGTATTATCGACTGGAACGAGAAAGATTGGAATAGGTACAAGCACATCCTAACCATCCAACT encodes:
- the LOC127299288 gene encoding calmodulin-binding protein 60 B, which encodes MTLKRPLEGGGGDGDGGGVSPSPPRSPALKKRCRSFDLEIRGCRHLEELVTSCVQRMEAAVEAVVESAISRIPAVVTKALAGYLSSAPSLGRTRVDQNQPPRYKLMFRNGLSKDVFTKKNICAANGEPLKICLEENNQQGNISRRLLSAKIKIVVLDGDFNRDNEDCWRSEDFRRHIVRPRDKVGAVLTGELELSLKNGQADLCDASFIDNSKFMRSGKFRLGVMIVDELGERVQEGITEPFTVKDRRGEGYQKHIIPSLDDDVWRLKKISKDGKSHKALKKSSILYVKDFLRSYYKNEHALRKVLTITNLVWRTIVDHAKMCDPGKELYSFVVESHNVVLFFNSFYQIIGAAISDQYTPFSDFDKAMQDQVEQWSKVAYDTLSYRQPDYEMDNGKPRSVSQSISKGSFMPEPKFMQVHQQNFAEKNVHETHEEQSTSGSHSKQCTFKRLGSIRLTQNNEDAPFDINVFLDSGSEHCVNEDEISGSVVLHCPTTAEDEISGSVLMKQACVTIGHEEYDIPFANGDASVPLFDASLHTLSALADLPIYSRHSSFRDRDCHETPALAAEAAV